The Branchiostoma floridae strain S238N-H82 chromosome 8, Bfl_VNyyK, whole genome shotgun sequence genome has a segment encoding these proteins:
- the LOC118420512 gene encoding kynurenine formamidase-like isoform X2 yields the protein MTAVEKEDLDYQYSPSRWSHRFEPEAAVQDHVCVTQSETDKARSQLQCELDVPYGDREGDRLDIYKPQDCRSDAPIFVYIHGGYWQFLSKDQSAFMATTLTAVGVMVVAVDYDIAPKGTLDVMVDQVRRAVSFLSEKFPSSRGLYICGHSAGGQLCAMVLSSNWSKVSDGRVPEIKGAFLVSGVYDVTPLVKTYVNEPLKMTEEDARRNSPCLFTDAVLKNHPSCKILVVFAEHDPPTFHRQSKEYTEQLKGLGMEVSCVEIPDTDHFNVVHNLAEEQYQLTKMVIAEMTS from the exons ATGACAGCCGTTGAAAAAGAG GACCTGGATTACCAGTACTCCCCGAGTCGCTGGTCCCACCGGTTTGAACCAGAGGCCGCTGTACAGGACCATGTCTGTGTGACGCAAAGTG AAACAGACAAAGCCAGGTCCCAGCTACAGTGTGAGCTGGATGTACCCTATGGAGACAGGGAAGGGGACAGGCTGGATATTTACAAACCTCAGGACTGCAGGAGTG ATGCTCCCATATTTGTGTACATCCATGGAGGATACTGGCAGTTCTTAAG TAAGGATCAATCAGCATTCATGGCCACCACACTGACAGCAGTAGGAGTTATGGTAGTGGCTGTGGACTATGACATCGCACCAAAAG GAACCTTGGATGTGATGGTGGACCAAGTCAGAAGGGCCGTCTCCTTCCTGAGTGAAAAATTCCCCTCATCAAG GGGTCTGTACATATGTGGCCACTCTGCTGGGGGTCAGCTGTGTGCCATGGTCCTGTCTAGTAACTGGTCAAAGGTCAGTGATGGCAGGGTGCCAGAAATCAAAG GTGCCTTTCTTGTGTCTGGAGTATATGACGTGACACCACTTGTCAAGACGTATGTTAATGAACCCCTGAAGATGACAGA GGAGGATGCTCGGAGAAACTCACCCTGCCTATTTACTGATGCTGTTCTGAAAAACCATCCCAGCTGTAAGATTCTAGTTGTTTTTGCAGAGCACGACCCTCCTACGTTTCACAGGCAGTCAAAGGAGTATACCGAG CAGTTAAAGGGACTGGGTATGGAGGTGTCCTGTGTGGAGATCCCAGACACAGACCACTTCAATGTTGTACATAACCTCGCAGAGGAACAGTACCAACTCACAAAG ATGGTAATTGCGGAAATGACATCTTAA
- the LOC118420458 gene encoding dentin sialophosphoprotein-like isoform X2 — protein sequence MTTTQQHNILKKQDVPNLTKDTKASKKKTRPVHGQKEVASDESSSDEWRPYSRHRKRHKKKHTTSGRKKSTSRSTTSSSSFSERDERKHSAMKETKSPPHQITFTFSPSTPATPSTDQDNIDGNTSTNQISSHVELEETTSDDTKNQSELDTSSNIKPYTVWSDFCAKLDRELKENRRRQDKLKAKLKYNADKTYKEYVAKKETTGSKETSTKEVKGFLGKTKSTVIEKNLPSSQSIPVEAKTNINPLEKSKGSGGLETTSQRRVDTKVAKRATMSRTTSQATSESGSVKRSALLMSALPKVSANSFSKHPPLSAAAKSWTSEHRRRLVVQWLKTLQKPANRTANKKPAVSPTVHPQSTLTDPSPPQHEPKSSISPHSDKGPESDKTTQQLAMGAADMAKNKAPGDKPVQHEGENADISDSVPKSPSSQCHCEAVSVIDKGTAGGVQSEDTLDTTTKPQHSVWSSDSESNSSSDNKVSDQQNTGNNESSNTTLEDANTQLTTTEEKGNDKKSK from the exons ATGACAACAACgcaacaacacaacatactgAAGAAGCAG GACGTACCCAACCTGACAAAAGATACCAAGGCGAGCAAGAAGAAAACACGACCAGTTCATGGACAAAAGGAAGTTGCCTCAGACGAGTCCTCCTCAGATGAGTGGCGACCCTACTCAAGACATCGTAAGCGTCACAAGAAGAAGCACACGACGTCTGGTCGGAAGAAATCTACCTCAAGAAGCACCACCTCCTCTTCCTCGTTCTCAGAGCGTGATGAACGAAAGCATTCTGCTATGAAAGAGACCAAATCACCACCACATCAAATTACGTTCACGTTTAGTCCGTCCACCCCTGCAACACCCTCAACTGATCAAGATAACATAGACGGGAACACATCAACTAATCAGATCTCATCACATGTTGAGTTAGAAGAGACGACATCCGATGACACGAAAAACCAGAGTGAACTTGACACCAGCTCTAACATAAAGCCTTACACCGTTTGGTCTGATTTTTGTGCTAAATTGGACCGTGAGCTTAAGGAAAACAGAAGACGCCAAGACAAGCTTAAGGCCAAGCTGAAGTACAACGCTGATAAGACGTACAAAGAGTACGTCGCCAAGAAGGAGACTACAGGGAGCAAGGAAACTAGCACCAAGGAGGTGAAGGGGTTCCTTGGCAAGACGAAGTCTACTGTCATTGAGAAGAATCTCCCCAGTAGTCAGAGTATTCCAGTTGAAGCCAAGACAAACATAAATCCCTTGGAGAAATCTAAGGGTTCTGGTGGACTAGAGACAACATCACAGAGACGTGTTGACACAAAAGTGGCGAAAAGAGCGACCATGAGTCGAACAACATCTCAAGCCACATCTGAAAGTGGGTCTGTCAAGCGCTCTGCCCTGTTGATGTCTGCCTTGCCGAAAGTGTCCGCTAACAGCTTTTCCAAACACCCTCCTCTCTCTGCAGCTGCAAAGTCATGGACGTCCGAACATCGCCGCAGACTAGTCGTCCAATGGCTCAAGACATTGCAAAAACCTGCCAATAGGACGGCAAATAAGAAGCCAGCTGTCAGTCCGACTGTTCATCCCCAGTCAACTCTAACTGATCCTTCTCCTCCCCAACACGAACCGAAATCTTCTATCTCACCTCATTCGGACAAAGGCCCTGAGTCAGATAAGACCACACAACAGTTGGCCATGGGAGCTGCTGACATGGCCAAGAACAAGGCCCCTGGTGACAAACCTGTACAGCATGAAGGTGAGAATGCTGACATCTCTGACTCTGTTCCGAAGAGTCCGTCTTCCCAGTGCCATTGTGAAGCTGTCTCTGTTATCGACAAG GGGACTGCCGGTGGTGTCCAGTCAGAGGACACATTAGATACAACCACAAAACCCCAACATTCTGTGTGGTCCAGCGACTCCGAGTCAAACAGCTCATCCGATAACAAGGTATCTGATCAACAAAATACAGGTAACAATGAAAGCAGTAACACCACACTGGAGGATGCCAACACACAGCTGACTACCACAGAGGAAAAGGGAAATGACAAGAAGTCAAAATGA
- the LOC118420458 gene encoding dentin sialophosphoprotein-like isoform X1, which yields MPRSVNKKKYASRWANEAATLAKTLTKRRYDHDNNATTQHTEEAGASPPSVVDKRNEKQATQDEERDVPNLTKDTKASKKKTRPVHGQKEVASDESSSDEWRPYSRHRKRHKKKHTTSGRKKSTSRSTTSSSSFSERDERKHSAMKETKSPPHQITFTFSPSTPATPSTDQDNIDGNTSTNQISSHVELEETTSDDTKNQSELDTSSNIKPYTVWSDFCAKLDRELKENRRRQDKLKAKLKYNADKTYKEYVAKKETTGSKETSTKEVKGFLGKTKSTVIEKNLPSSQSIPVEAKTNINPLEKSKGSGGLETTSQRRVDTKVAKRATMSRTTSQATSESGSVKRSALLMSALPKVSANSFSKHPPLSAAAKSWTSEHRRRLVVQWLKTLQKPANRTANKKPAVSPTVHPQSTLTDPSPPQHEPKSSISPHSDKGPESDKTTQQLAMGAADMAKNKAPGDKPVQHEGENADISDSVPKSPSSQCHCEAVSVIDKGTAGGVQSEDTLDTTTKPQHSVWSSDSESNSSSDNKVSDQQNTGNNESSNTTLEDANTQLTTTEEKGNDKKSK from the exons ATGCCACGATCGGTAAATAAGAAGAAGTATGCCTCCCGCTGGGCGAATGAAGCTGCTACTTTGGCGAAAACGTTGACGAAACGGAGATACGACCATGACAACAACgcaacaacacaacatactgAAGAAGCAG GTGCCAGCCCTCCATCTGTGGTGGACAAACGCAATGAAAAACAAGCAACTCAGGATGAAGAAAGA GACGTACCCAACCTGACAAAAGATACCAAGGCGAGCAAGAAGAAAACACGACCAGTTCATGGACAAAAGGAAGTTGCCTCAGACGAGTCCTCCTCAGATGAGTGGCGACCCTACTCAAGACATCGTAAGCGTCACAAGAAGAAGCACACGACGTCTGGTCGGAAGAAATCTACCTCAAGAAGCACCACCTCCTCTTCCTCGTTCTCAGAGCGTGATGAACGAAAGCATTCTGCTATGAAAGAGACCAAATCACCACCACATCAAATTACGTTCACGTTTAGTCCGTCCACCCCTGCAACACCCTCAACTGATCAAGATAACATAGACGGGAACACATCAACTAATCAGATCTCATCACATGTTGAGTTAGAAGAGACGACATCCGATGACACGAAAAACCAGAGTGAACTTGACACCAGCTCTAACATAAAGCCTTACACCGTTTGGTCTGATTTTTGTGCTAAATTGGACCGTGAGCTTAAGGAAAACAGAAGACGCCAAGACAAGCTTAAGGCCAAGCTGAAGTACAACGCTGATAAGACGTACAAAGAGTACGTCGCCAAGAAGGAGACTACAGGGAGCAAGGAAACTAGCACCAAGGAGGTGAAGGGGTTCCTTGGCAAGACGAAGTCTACTGTCATTGAGAAGAATCTCCCCAGTAGTCAGAGTATTCCAGTTGAAGCCAAGACAAACATAAATCCCTTGGAGAAATCTAAGGGTTCTGGTGGACTAGAGACAACATCACAGAGACGTGTTGACACAAAAGTGGCGAAAAGAGCGACCATGAGTCGAACAACATCTCAAGCCACATCTGAAAGTGGGTCTGTCAAGCGCTCTGCCCTGTTGATGTCTGCCTTGCCGAAAGTGTCCGCTAACAGCTTTTCCAAACACCCTCCTCTCTCTGCAGCTGCAAAGTCATGGACGTCCGAACATCGCCGCAGACTAGTCGTCCAATGGCTCAAGACATTGCAAAAACCTGCCAATAGGACGGCAAATAAGAAGCCAGCTGTCAGTCCGACTGTTCATCCCCAGTCAACTCTAACTGATCCTTCTCCTCCCCAACACGAACCGAAATCTTCTATCTCACCTCATTCGGACAAAGGCCCTGAGTCAGATAAGACCACACAACAGTTGGCCATGGGAGCTGCTGACATGGCCAAGAACAAGGCCCCTGGTGACAAACCTGTACAGCATGAAGGTGAGAATGCTGACATCTCTGACTCTGTTCCGAAGAGTCCGTCTTCCCAGTGCCATTGTGAAGCTGTCTCTGTTATCGACAAG GGGACTGCCGGTGGTGTCCAGTCAGAGGACACATTAGATACAACCACAAAACCCCAACATTCTGTGTGGTCCAGCGACTCCGAGTCAAACAGCTCATCCGATAACAAGGTATCTGATCAACAAAATACAGGTAACAATGAAAGCAGTAACACCACACTGGAGGATGCCAACACACAGCTGACTACCACAGAGGAAAAGGGAAATGACAAGAAGTCAAAATGA
- the LOC118420512 gene encoding kynurenine formamidase-like isoform X1, translating to MLLEWPQRKLDFDPQIKDLDYQYSPSRWSHRFEPEAAVQDHVCVTQSETDKARSQLQCELDVPYGDREGDRLDIYKPQDCRSDAPIFVYIHGGYWQFLSKDQSAFMATTLTAVGVMVVAVDYDIAPKGTLDVMVDQVRRAVSFLSEKFPSSRGLYICGHSAGGQLCAMVLSSNWSKVSDGRVPEIKGAFLVSGVYDVTPLVKTYVNEPLKMTEEDARRNSPCLFTDAVLKNHPSCKILVVFAEHDPPTFHRQSKEYTEQLKGLGMEVSCVEIPDTDHFNVVHNLAEEQYQLTKMVIAEMTS from the exons ATGTTGCTCGAGTGGCCTCAGAGAAAACTGGACTTTGATCCCCAGATAAAG GACCTGGATTACCAGTACTCCCCGAGTCGCTGGTCCCACCGGTTTGAACCAGAGGCCGCTGTACAGGACCATGTCTGTGTGACGCAAAGTG AAACAGACAAAGCCAGGTCCCAGCTACAGTGTGAGCTGGATGTACCCTATGGAGACAGGGAAGGGGACAGGCTGGATATTTACAAACCTCAGGACTGCAGGAGTG ATGCTCCCATATTTGTGTACATCCATGGAGGATACTGGCAGTTCTTAAG TAAGGATCAATCAGCATTCATGGCCACCACACTGACAGCAGTAGGAGTTATGGTAGTGGCTGTGGACTATGACATCGCACCAAAAG GAACCTTGGATGTGATGGTGGACCAAGTCAGAAGGGCCGTCTCCTTCCTGAGTGAAAAATTCCCCTCATCAAG GGGTCTGTACATATGTGGCCACTCTGCTGGGGGTCAGCTGTGTGCCATGGTCCTGTCTAGTAACTGGTCAAAGGTCAGTGATGGCAGGGTGCCAGAAATCAAAG GTGCCTTTCTTGTGTCTGGAGTATATGACGTGACACCACTTGTCAAGACGTATGTTAATGAACCCCTGAAGATGACAGA GGAGGATGCTCGGAGAAACTCACCCTGCCTATTTACTGATGCTGTTCTGAAAAACCATCCCAGCTGTAAGATTCTAGTTGTTTTTGCAGAGCACGACCCTCCTACGTTTCACAGGCAGTCAAAGGAGTATACCGAG CAGTTAAAGGGACTGGGTATGGAGGTGTCCTGTGTGGAGATCCCAGACACAGACCACTTCAATGTTGTACATAACCTCGCAGAGGAACAGTACCAACTCACAAAG ATGGTAATTGCGGAAATGACATCTTAA